The Microbacterium esteraromaticum genome contains the following window.
CTCGACGAGGTGCGCCGGCGCGGCATCGACGACGTCGCGGCGGAAGCGCTCGAGGTGGCGGGCGCCGGGGCGGATGCCCGCGTGCACCTCGACATCGACGTCGACGTCTGCGACCGCTCGGTGGCGCCAGGGTGCCCTGCCAGCGTTCCCGGCGGCCTCGCCGCGTGGGAGCTGCGGGCGCTGACGCGCCGTGTCGCATCGGATGCCCGGGTCGTCGGCGCCGACATCGCCGAAGTCGACGCGACCGCGGATGCCCCGGACGGACGCACCGTTCGCCTGGCCGCCCTGTGCGTGCTGGAACTGCTCGCCGGGCTGGTCGATCGGGGGTAGGCCGAGTCAGTGGCCGCGGATCGCCTCCGCGATCGGCGTCTCCCCGTCGTTGAACCGGATCGTGCGACCGATCGTCGAGGGGTCGTGCAGGGTCGCGGCGATCACCTCGGCGACATTCGCCCGCGAGACCTCCCCCGACACCTCGGCCGTCGCGTCGATGCGGCCGCTCGGGGCGGCGAGCGTCAGACGGCTCGGCCCGAGGACCGTCCAATCCAGTGCGGATGCCCGCAGGTGCGCATCCGCGGCGGCCTTGGCCTCGGCGTACGCGAAGACCCCGTCCGCAGGGTCGATGCCGTGATCCGGTGAGGCGTTGAAGTACGAGACCATGACGTAGCGCTGTACTCCGGCATCCGCCGCGGCATCCATCGAACGCACCGCGGCGTCGTGGTCGACGGCTTTCGTGCGCTGCGGGTTGCCGCCGCCCGCGCCGGCCGACCAGACGATGGCGTCGTGCCCGGCGATGACGCGCGCCAGCGCGGCCTGCCCCTCGTGCTCCACGTCGAAGACGATCGGTACCGCACCCGTCGCGCGCACGTCTTCGGCGTGCTGCGGGTTGCGGATCACCGCCGAGACCTCGTCACCACGCGCGACGAGGAGCGGAGCGAGCAGCAGCGCGATCTTTCCGTGACCGCCGATGATGAGGATTCGAGCCATGCCCCCCACGCTACCCGCGTCCACCAATGGCAGGGCCGTCTCAGCGGATCCGCTCACCGTCCTTCCAGACGTGCGCGATCAGGGGCACGCCGGGCCGGTACGCCAGGTGCACGCGCGTGGGAGCATCGAGCAGCACGAGGTCGGCCCGTTTGCCGACGGCGATCACACCGATGTCATCGCGGCGCAGCGCCTGCGCACCTCCCGCCGTCGCTGCCCAGACCGCCTCGGCCGTCGTCATGCCCATGTCTCGCACGGCCACGGCGATGCAGAACGGCATCGACGAGGTGAAGCTCGACCCCGGGTTGGTGTCGCAGGCCAGCGCCACCGTCACCCCCGCGTCGATCAGTGCGCGCGCATCGGGGTACGGCTGCCGGGTCGAGAACTCCACACAGGGCAGCAGAGTGAGCACGGTCTCGGATGCGGCGAGCGCGGCCACATCGGCCTCGGTCAGATAGGTGCCGTGGTCGATCGAGGCGGCGCCCAGCTCGACGGCGAGGCGCACCCCCTCCCCCGGGCCCAACTGACTGGCGTGCACCCGTGGTTGCAGGCCACGCGCGATGCCCGCTTCGAGCACCCGACGCGACTGGGGCACCGTGAACGCACCGGTCTCGCAGAACACATCGATCCATTTGCTGTGCGGCGCGCACGCATCGAGCATCTCGCCGACAACCAGGTCGACGTATTCGTCGGCGCGCTCGGCGTACTCGGCCGGCACCACATGCGCCCCGAGGAAGGTCACCTCGTCGGTCACCTCGGAGGCCAGGCGCACCAGGCGTGCCTCGGTGTCGACGTCGAGCCCGTAGCCGCTCTTGATCTCGACGGTCGTGGTGCCCTGCGCGAGCATCTCGTCGAGGAACCCGCGCAGTCGCGTGCGCAGGTCGTCGTCGGATGCCGCGCGCGTAGCCGCCACCGTCGATCGGATGCCTCCGGCGGCGTACTTCTGCCCGGCCATGCGCGCTTCGAACTCGGCGGCGCGATCCCCGCCGAAGACGATGTGGCTGTGGCTGTCGACGAATCCGGGGATGAGCGCCCGGCCTCGGGCATCCACTTCCAGATATCCCTCGGGTGCCGTGGGAACCGCGTCGGCCGCGCCGACCCACTCGATGCGGCCGTGGTCGATGAGCACGGCGGCGTCGCGCATGGTTCCGGTCGCCGTCCCATCGAGCGCCGGGTCGTTGGTCGTCAGCTCCCCGATGTTGGTGATCAGCGTCCTCGTCATCAGCATCCTCTCTCCCTCTCCCCTCTCCCCACCCACGAGGGGTCAAATTCTGTCGGGTTCGCGCGGTGTGACGCGACGTTTCTTGACCCCTCGTGGGGAGGGTACGCGAGTGCGGGGCGACTACAGGCCCATCGGAATGTTCAGGCCGCGCTCGCGGGCGATATCACGGGCGTGTTCGTACCCGGCGTCCACGTGCCGCATGACACCGGTACCCGGGTCATTGGTCAGCACGCGCTCCAGCTTCTGCGCGGCCAGTTCGCTGCCGTCGGCGACGGTCACCTGCCCGGCGTGGATCGACCGGCCGATGCCGACGCCACCGCCGTGGTGCAGCGACACCCAGCTCGCCCCGGACGCCGTGTTCAGCAGCGCATTCAGCAGGGGCCAGTCGGCGATGGCATCCGATCCGTCCTTCATCGCCTCGGTCTCACGGTAGGGCGACGCGACCGATCCCGAGTCGAGGTGGTCGCGGCCGATCACGATCGGCGCCGAGAGCTCGCCCGAGGCGACCATCTCGTTGAACTTCAGACCCGCCAGGTGGCGCTCCTTGTACCCGAGCCAGCAGATGCGCGCAGGCAGACCCTCGAAGTGCACCTTCTCGCCGGCCTTGTCCAGCCAGCGGTGCAGCGCAGCGTCTTCGGGGAACAGCTCGGCGATCGCCCGGTCGGTCTTATAGATGTCCTGAGGGTCGCCCGACAGCGCAGCCCAGCGGAACGGTCCGCGCCCCTCCTCGAACTGCGGGCGGATGTACGCCGGCACGAACCCGGGGAACTCGAACGCCCGGTCGAATCCGCCCAGCTTCGCCTCGGCACGAATGGAGTTGCCGTAGTCGAACACGGCCGCACCTGCGTCCTGGAATGCGACCATCGCGGCCACGTGCGCGGCCATCGACTCACGGGAGCGGCGGGTGAACGCCTCTGGGTCGCGTTCGGCCTCGGCCTTCCAATCAGCGAACGCGATGCCCAGCGGCAGGTAGGCAAGCGGGTCGTGCGCACTGGTCTGGTCGGTGACGACATCGATCGGCACGCCGCGCGAACGCAGTTCGGGGAACACCTCGGCCGCATTGCCGACCACGCCCACCGAGAGGGCCTCGCCGGCCTCCTTGGCGGCGACGACGCGCTCGATGGCCGCATCGAGATCGGTGGTGTACTCGTCCAGATAGCCGTGCGCCACGCGACGCTCAAGACGCGACTCGTCGACGTCGACGATCAGCACCGCACCCTCGTTGAGGGTGACGGCCAGCGGCTGCGCACCGCCCATGCCGCCGGCACCGCCGGTGAGGGTGAGCGTGCCCTTGAGCGAGTCCCGGCCCAGCGAGCGGGCAACCGCGGCGAAGGTCTCGTAGGTGCCTTGCAGGATGCCCTGGGTGCCGATGTAGATCCACGACCCGGCCGTCATCTGCCCGTACATCGTCAGTCCGAGTGCTTCCAGGCGACGGAACTCGGGCCAGGTCGCCCAGTCGCCGACGAGGTTCGAGTTGGCGATCAGCACCCGCGGCGCCCACTCGTGTGTGCGGAACACGCCAACGGGCTTGCCGGACTGCACCAGCAACGTCTCATCGGGTTCGAGCTCGTCGAGGGTGCGCACGATCGCGTCGTACGCCTCCCAGCTGCGGGCGGCTCGGCCGGTCCCGCCGTAGACGACGAGATCCTCGGGATGCTCGGCAACTTCGGGGTCGAGGTTGTTCATCAGCATCCGCTTGGCGGCCTCGGCGCCCCATGTCTTGGCGGTGCGCTCGTTGCCGCGCGCGGCACGGACGGTACGGGTGGTGGTGTCAGACATCGGCATGCTCCTTCGCAGTGCGGGCGACCGCGCCCGAGCGCACGAGCTCGGTGACGGCCTCCATGTCGGGTGAGAGGAAGTGGTCGGGCCCGGGACCGGCGGCGACCGTGCGCACGAGATCCCGCACGGCGCCCGTGGCGGGCCCCGCTTGCAGGGGCGCACGCAGATCGAGCGCGCGGGCGCCGGTGATGAGTTCGATCGCGAGCACCCTCGCGAGCCCGTCGATGGCGCGGCGCAGCTTGCGCGCACCCGCCCAGCCCATCGACACGTGGTCCTCCTGCATGGCCGACGACGGGATCGAGTCGACGGATGCGGGAACGGCGAGCCTCTTCAGCTCGGAGACGATTCCGGCAGCGGCGTACTGCGCGATCATCAGCCCCGAGTCGACGCCCACTTCGTGAGCGAGGAAGGGCGGCAGCC
Protein-coding sequences here:
- a CDS encoding NAD(P)H-binding protein, encoding MARILIIGGHGKIALLLAPLLVARGDEVSAVIRNPQHAEDVRATGAVPIVFDVEHEGQAALARVIAGHDAIVWSAGAGGGNPQRTKAVDHDAAVRSMDAAADAGVQRYVMVSYFNASPDHGIDPADGVFAYAEAKAAADAHLRASALDWTVLGPSRLTLAAPSGRIDATAEVSGEVSRANVAEVIAATLHDPSTIGRTIRFNDGETPIAEAIRGH
- the hutI gene encoding imidazolonepropionase, giving the protein MTRTLITNIGELTTNDPALDGTATGTMRDAAVLIDHGRIEWVGAADAVPTAPEGYLEVDARGRALIPGFVDSHSHIVFGGDRAAEFEARMAGQKYAAGGIRSTVAATRAASDDDLRTRLRGFLDEMLAQGTTTVEIKSGYGLDVDTEARLVRLASEVTDEVTFLGAHVVPAEYAERADEYVDLVVGEMLDACAPHSKWIDVFCETGAFTVPQSRRVLEAGIARGLQPRVHASQLGPGEGVRLAVELGAASIDHGTYLTEADVAALAASETVLTLLPCVEFSTRQPYPDARALIDAGVTVALACDTNPGSSFTSSMPFCIAVAVRDMGMTTAEAVWAATAGGAQALRRDDIGVIAVGKRADLVLLDAPTRVHLAYRPGVPLIAHVWKDGERIR
- the hutU gene encoding urocanate hydratase, yielding MSDTTTRTVRAARGNERTAKTWGAEAAKRMLMNNLDPEVAEHPEDLVVYGGTGRAARSWEAYDAIVRTLDELEPDETLLVQSGKPVGVFRTHEWAPRVLIANSNLVGDWATWPEFRRLEALGLTMYGQMTAGSWIYIGTQGILQGTYETFAAVARSLGRDSLKGTLTLTGGAGGMGGAQPLAVTLNEGAVLIVDVDESRLERRVAHGYLDEYTTDLDAAIERVVAAKEAGEALSVGVVGNAAEVFPELRSRGVPIDVVTDQTSAHDPLAYLPLGIAFADWKAEAERDPEAFTRRSRESMAAHVAAMVAFQDAGAAVFDYGNSIRAEAKLGGFDRAFEFPGFVPAYIRPQFEEGRGPFRWAALSGDPQDIYKTDRAIAELFPEDAALHRWLDKAGEKVHFEGLPARICWLGYKERHLAGLKFNEMVASGELSAPIVIGRDHLDSGSVASPYRETEAMKDGSDAIADWPLLNALLNTASGASWVSLHHGGGVGIGRSIHAGQVTVADGSELAAQKLERVLTNDPGTGVMRHVDAGYEHARDIARERGLNIPMGL